A genome region from Penicillium psychrofluorescens genome assembly, chromosome: 3 includes the following:
- a CDS encoding uncharacterized protein (ID:PFLUO_005658-T1.cds;~source:funannotate) → MSKTSVLLVGAAGETGGSIANGLLEDGRFEVYALVRPVSAHKPAVARLQERGVQIRKCDLKASEEELIEALADIEVVISCVGPAEQHDQIPLAKAAKRTGVKRFVPCGFITVAPPGGVMWLRDEKEIVYNQIRQLWLPYTIVDVGWWYQLAYPRLTSGRVDYAMTSGNDEIIGDGNTPTALTDLRDIGRYMARIILDPRTLNKMVLAYNAVSTQNKIYDLMEEISEEKVERLYVPEETIWSRVLAARQASETYPFDPIKFIPRYLAEYQLSWGIRGDNNPEYAKYLGYLTSQELYPDFKPADFRQYLEAVVRGTATGVYTDRVISRKHQRHFPRTESSDSLYTRIFPRTESSDSLMSR, encoded by the exons ATGTCGAAGACCAGCGTTCTGCTCGTCGGCGCGGCGGGTGAAACCGGAGGCTCCATCGCCAACGGATTGCTCGAGGATGGCCGTTTT GAGGTGTATGCGCTCGTCCGTCCCGTCTCCGCCCACAAGCCTGCGGTCGCCCGGCTGCAGGAACGCGGGGTCCAAATCCGCAAGTGCGACCTGAAGGCCTCCGAGGAGGAACTGATCGAGGCTCTGGCCGACATTGAGGTGGTGATCAGCTGTGTCGGGCCTGCCGAGCAGCACGATCAGATCCCACTGGCCAAAGCCGCCAAGAGAACGGGCGTCAAGCGATTCGTGCCCTGTGGCTTCATCACCGTGGCTCCTCCGGGAGGCGTTATGTGGCTTCGCGATGAG AAAGAGATTGTCTACAACCAGATCCGTCAGCTCTGGCTTCCATACACCATCGTCGACGTCGGCTGGTGGTACCAGCTCGCCTACCCCCGCCTCACCTCCGGACGCGTCGACTATGCCATGACATCCGGCAACGATGAGATCATCGGAGACGGAAACACGCCCACGGCACTGACCGACCTGCGTGACATTGGCCGCTACATGGCCCGGATCATCCTGGATCCGCGTACGCTGAACAAAATGGTGCTTGCCTACAACGCCGTGTCGACACAGAACAAGATCTACGACCTCATGGAGGAAatcagcgaggagaaggttGAGCGGCTCTAC GTCCCCGAAGAAACGATCTGGAGCCGAGTGTTGGCTGCCCGCCAGGCCAGCGAAACATACCCCTTCGACCCGATCAAATTCATCCCCCGCTATCTGGCCGAGTACCAGCTGTCATGGGGCATCCGCGGTGACAACAACCCCGAGTACGCCAAGTATCTCGGCTACCTGACCTCCCAGGAGCTGTACCCGGATTTCAAGCCCGCCGATTTCCGCCAGTATCTCGAGGCGGTTGTGCGTGGTACCGCCACGGGTGTGTACACGGACCGGGTGATTTCCCGCAAACACCAGCGGCACTTCCCGCGCACCGAGTCCAGCGACTCGCTGTACACCCGCATCTTCCCTCGGACGGAGTCGAGCGACTCGCTCATGTCGCGATGA